GTCCGGAGCATGGATCCGTGATATAGACACATCACTAAATTTTTATAGACAATGAAACTCAACCACAGTCACCAGAAATGCTACTGTGGGATAGCTACTACCTTTCCCCctttaatcttttcttttttgcagcatCAGATATTTCATAAGAGTGTCACACAACAATATTTTAGCTCTGTGTGCTCCCCGTCATTTTTATCTCTGCTTTGGACTCCAAACAGCCTTCACGACTAGCAAATTTGGGTTGTGTGGTGCCAATGATGTGCACTCCTAGGAGAGCCCACAAGTTAATGGCTTGGTGCCATTTCTGTATGACACGTCTTATTTTTCTCAGCCTTCGCATTATTTTCTTGCCGTGCCTACAAGCTGTGGGTGCCTATAGTCATTTGCGGCAATGAGGGCAACCATCCTGTTCCAAGAAGCAAAATTTTGTCTGTCCTTGAAAGCAGAGCAGCTAAAACACTTAGCAAGCAAATGCCGTTTGGGGAGCTAAAGTGCTACGGCTATGCCATGTCTGTACGAAGCAAGGTCACCAAGCAAGCAGACGCTCACACTGGGTCCTTACCTGGCAAAGGCTGTCCCAGCTCCGCCTGCACTTTACCCTTCGCTGCTCCTTCCAGAGGTAAAGAACCTCTGTCCCCTTTGTAGAGTTTCGGTTTAAATGGAGAATCTTTCTCTTTACCTTTTGATCCTTTaggcctgcctgcttgcttcttCTTGGATTTACCATCTCCTTTCACACCCAGAAGTGGATGGACTTCTGCAAAGGAAGAGGCAGGTTTGGAACAGGAAGTACATCTTTTCAGTTTACAGTGCATTTACTCGCCCTGTGTACTTTGCAAATCTCTGAAGGCTCATACCATAACACAAGAAAGGAGACTtatggcatttttctttttttagcagtGATTCTGAATCattttagggacgcaggtggcgctgtgggttaaaccactgagcctagggcttgctgatcagaaggtcggtggttcgaatccctgtgacggggtgagctcccgttgcttggtcccagctcctgccaacctagcagttcaaaagcacgtcaaagtgcaagtactgtagataaataggtaccgctccggcagaaaggtaaacggcgtttctgtgcgctgctctggttcaccagaagcagcttagttatgctgaccacatgacccagaagctgtacgccagctccctcggccaataacacgagatgagcgccgcaaccccagagtcagtcacgactggacctaatggtcaggggtccctttacctttaccattttagAACAGTAGGATGAGCCAGAAGTTAGAATAAAGTTGAGTTCACCAGCAGGTTATTGTATAGAAACCAAAGAATAAACTTGCTGGGCTACTCAGACCAAGATAGCACCTGGTCCAGGTGCTTTAGAGGAAATGTGAAACACCACAAGTTACTAAACAAGTACTTGAGCTAACTGGCCATAATTTCCATTTGGTGGTCACAGATAGGAGGAATGGCTCCCCACTGAAAAGTGCAGCCGGACAAAAATTCTAAGCATGTGAGGAAAGATTCAGTACTGTTAGCCCCAAGAGAGAAAGATAATGAGATATAAGAGGACACAAAACATAGGGATCTTACTTGcttaaattagggttgccatacacctggattttcctggatATAGTGGCTGTTGGAAGCAGTGTGCAGGCAGAAATCGTGGAAATGTCCAAGAAGATCCGGACGCATGGCAaacccatgttggaagtctaGATTTTGCTGAATTTGCTTAAAAATAGTTCAACAACTTCAttcttttttgagattttgcaaagctcaacaacttagggcaaaactcttaaaaaaaaaaaatctcaacaacttttgtgtccgcttcactttttgaaatatgggaaccctagCTTATCTAGCGGTTCAAGTGTCCTGTCAATCATAATGGCACAAGCTGAGAAAGGACTTATTTACCACTCTCAGCCATTTTCGCTAACTTCTAATATAATCTGAAgcctttttctattttattataatggagtagagcaggcacccccaaacggcggccctccagatgctttggcctacaactcccatgatccctagctaagaggaccagtggtcagggatgatgggaattgtagtccaaaacatctggagggccgaagtttggggatgcctggagtagaggcTGAAAACCAAAAATGAAGGCAGCCTTTTCAGAAGCTTTCCCTCTGCTGTACGATTAATCAGCTCCATACAAGGAACCAATAAAAGGAGCAGAACAAATATATtaatactagtggttttcagcccgttcaataacgggcgctagaatcctggggttcggagaagcgcttgcgcagcgcttctccgaaccctgggacctgtccttgctgtcgacggcagggggacaggaacggaggaggagaaagcgctgctttctcctcctccgttcctctcccgcagccgccgacagcaaggagacatcccagggttcggagaagcgcttgcgcagcgcttctccgaaccctgggacctgtccttgctgtcgacggcagggggacaggaacggaggaggagaaagctgacTGTGAAAatttaaagtgtggcttatattcgcaaccttatggtatgccgccgacagcaaggacaagtcccagggttcggagaagcgctgcgcaagcgcttctccgaaccctgggatgtctccttgctgtcggcggctgcgggagaggaacggaggaggagaaagcagcgctttctcctcctccgttcctgtccccctgccgtcgacagcaaggacaggtcccagggttcggagaagcgcttgcgcagcgcttctccgaaccctgggacctgtccttgctgtcgacggcagggggacaggaacggaggaggagaaagcgctgctttctcctcctccgttcctctcccgcagccgccgacagcaaggagacatcccagggttcggagaagcgcttgcgcagcgcttctccgaaccctgggacttgtccttgctgtcggcggctgggggacaggaacggaggaggagaaagcgctgctttctcctcctccgttcctctcccccagccgccgacaggaaggacgcgcgcactctccccccctgcctcctccaaccgccgctcctcacggccagggagggttgtgaggaggccttcgccggcctccaccctcgcttccctgacgtgccctgcagtgaggcggtgtccggcgggagcggcggttggaggaggcagagtggggggagaatgcgcgcgcagtctctgctgtccaatccctggggcacatgcgcagtgacccagggacacacgggacaactggacgcagggacaacttggacattattatataggatttagaATGGATTTTCTTCTTTCTGAAGGAAAGTACAGTCACACTGGATGACAACTGAAGTGAACCACCATCTCAAGCAAAGTTATTTGCAATACTGAGCTGAACTAACATTCTCATCTGCTCAGACTAGTTAAAAGTCACGAAGGTATTGGACAGTAGCAATGATAGCAATTCTCCCTCACCATCATTGGGTACTCCCTGCAGTTCTATATTGGTTGTTTTAGGTTTCTTCTTTGGTGGCTGAGGTCCATCAGACAAAGACTGCCTCTTCTTCTCAGAGCCTATTCCATCATCAGGTAAGGCGGTCTGCACTGCATCTGGTGGAGGACCATAGGGGTTTTCCTCCGGGTCTTCCACTTCAGGAGCAATAGGCAAGTACAACAAAGCTTTGGAGTCTTCCAATTCTTCATCGCTGCCAAGGAAATAGTATTTTTCCCCGTTAAACACACAGAACTCATGCTACAGgattgaaaaaaacacacacaaacacaattttgTTCTTGCGTTCTTATCCAGGACAAGAGCTATACTGACCTCCAAAATTAGCCATTCAGACACACTCCACAGCAGGAATGGCTAACCGATGGCCCTTCAGATTTTGCTAGCTATGAcccccattatccctggccattggccacactaGATCCATAACTTCTCCTACAGGTCATTTTgactggtgggtggggctgcccacCTGTAGATCATATGACATGGGAGGTCAGGTGATTCAACTTCAAAGACAGAATCAGAAATGTACTCCCCGTTCTTCCTTTGGAGCCTGGTTTGAATTCAAGCTGAGTTGTAAAGAAAGAACTGGGAGCACTTCTAAGCGACTCTTCCTTTCCATATGCAATTGGGCCCTTTTTGAATCTGGCATCTTTTTCTGTTACTGCAGAATGATGAAAAAAGGAGCCAAATTCAAGAAACACTGAACTCTACCAGAAGCTGTAAAGAAAGAACCAAGTTTACCTGTTGAGCAACATCAGGTGATGGTCAGGTGGCCATGATTTGAGCCAAACCACACAGCAGCCCAATGGGAAGGCCTGGGGAGCCTAAATAGGTTCATAGGGAGGCTCTGCCTTGCTCATATGAAAAGATAGGCATATTTACCCTGCAATCCTAACTGGCCTAGCCAGGGAGATTCTTATTGAACACAGTGCGACTTTCTTCAGAGTAAacctgcacaggattgcactgttcatCTACTGTATTTAAAGAAATCTTAGTTAGTTAAGGGTTTTATTAGTTGACAGTCCTAGTGAACATATCTTTTTAGTGATCAGCAAATATTGATTGTGTgcagtctttcaacacccttgcCACCGCCACATTCACCTGCTACAAAAAGCAGCAATGGGGTCTACGCTGGTGACATCCACTTCCTCATCCTCTGCAGCATCAGCACCTGCCAACCAAAGAAATTCCAAATCACAAGTTGGCAGCAACAGAAAGGTCTCATTGCCAAGCTTCATCTAATGcttaaataccctgtttctcataagCCCTATGTCACAAAATTAAACTCATGCTGTTCTGATGCCTAACTTCTTACAAAATAATTGGCAATGGGGAAAAAACAGCAATGGAAAAAAACCAGCAATCAGCAGTGAGACTCTTTCCTtctccagacttttttttttaaaaaaaattctgctgtCTACTTACCTTGTTTGGCACCACCACAAATCTGTATTTTTATTGCCTAACATTCAACCTTGTTTCCCCTAGCAAcagctatgacatttcattactGAAGCTTGTTTGCCTAGGTACATTGTTAAAACATAAATCTTGCAAAGGTGAAAATCAAGTGGAATGTCTTTGCACTGACTTCAGTAATCATGTACTCTTTCCCCAAATACTAGGAAGTACCTGCTTAAATTCTGCAGGGCTGCAGTTTGTGTCAGACCAGATTGTAGCTAAATCAGCATTAAGCACCAGAGGTAGTTTTAAAAGCTCACAGAGCCTTGATCAGTATGGTAACAACTCTCTGAAGACATCAAACAGATGGCTACTAGAAGTCTGTAAGTAAAGAATCGGAACAAGGATTCTTGGCTTGGCTGAAAAATGCAACAGATAACTAGGGAAGAACAGAAGACAAGAACCTTGGACTACAAGAACCCATGAGTATAGGAAGTAAGGAATGAAGACAATATAAGCACCAGTAACGGAAGACTCATCAGCACCACTGGAAAGGGAGTCTAGGGTGCTGCTCAGCCTTCCTAGAAGCAAAGGCATTCTCTGGAAACGAAACTAACTGAAAGTTACCTAGTGGGTAGTTTGGGTACTGGAATAACTAACCTGGGATCCCAGAACAGCAAAGAATAAGGAGTAGTAGTGGCAAAAACTAGAAACAGTTTGCTAACACTTACACTAGACAAGCTGGGAAATGGGCCTTAATATGTGGCCTACAGATTCAAAGGCTCAAACTGTGTTAAATCAGAAGAACTGTTAAATTTGTATCTTGTACCTTGAATACAAAATGCTCCTGAGGTGGGCAAGATACAAAAAATActaataccatattggcccgaatataagccgcacccaaatataagcctcacctttaaaattggagaaaaagaaaaagaaaaatacccaaatataagctgctcccttcctcgctgctcctggctgcatactggggagggagggggagccacgCTGCGTTGCtggcggcctttccccttcctcgctctctcccttcctggccttagGGAAAAGGACGGGGGACTACGCACAGGGCGGGAGCTGTTTGCcctgcgctcctggctgcataccataaggttgcgaatataaaccacactttaaattttcacagtcggaatttgggggggaagtgtggcttatattcagccCAATACGGTATATCATCAGACCCAGAAAGGGCATCACTGATTATTGTGTTTTTCACTCTGCCATTCACACACAGGGGATGATGTTTCAGTGAATAATACTGAGGTGCTTTTTGTACCTCTGTATTATCTTGTACCATGACGTGTACCAAGAGGCTAAGATTGCTTGCAGCTCCAGTTCTGGGGGCAGAGGAATGGGGTAATCTAGGCTGATGCCACACAATAAGGATGCAAAGCTATACACAGTCCATATACTTTTACACTGGGCAATTTCAGTCAATGCATTCTTTACCTGTCTGCTCCGGCTCGCTCTTATCTTCATCTTCTATGTCAAACTCAGACTCTCGCTCTTCATATTCTACATTTTCATCCAGTTCCTTAAAATCAGGTGCAAAGGCACTCCAGTTTTCCTAAGCCACAAATCCAAAGAACATTTTATGCTCGTGCCCTGGTACAGCAGCTATATAATCACACCCTAGCTCTGCATCAAAGTGCCACTAACCATGTGCGACATCATAAGACCAGCCCTTTCTTTGAGATTCAGAGTCACAAGGCCTACTAAACAAGAGGGCTAGTTACTTGttttacatcaggggtccccaaactaaggcccgggggccggatgtggcccaatcgccttctaaatccagcccgcggacggtccaggaatcagcatgtttttacatgagtagaatgtgtccttttatttaacatgcatccctgggatatttgtggggcctgcctggtgtttttacatgagtagaatgtgtccttctatttaaaatgcacctctgggttatttgtggggcataggaattcgttcattattatttttttcaaaatatagtccggccccccacaaggtctgagggacaatggaccggcctcctgctgaaaaagtttgctgacccctgttttacatAATGTGAAATCAGGATCTCTTTCATCtcatttttcttctctcctcACTGAAAATCATTCTTGTAAACCTCTGGCTacaaacaacttttttaaaaaatcagttttgaaatttTTGATTCTCTCTGATAAGTATTTTTAGAAAGGTGCTGGTCCTGCAGTGTAAAAGCTTATGCAAAtaatggcaaaaaaattaaagccaGAATGACCAGtgaaatgaaagaaaggaaagTGTAGAAATGGAAGAAAATGCATCAGTACTACTTACCACTTGATTCTGAGCCCATATGGATACTACACCACTGGAAATAGAAGCAATGATTGGTCGGACAGGATGCCACTAGATTGTGccaaaaagggggaagaaaagtgGTACATTTTTTATAAATACAGTCTGGCCCATTGCTGTGACAAGATGAATCCTGTTAGAAGGAGACAAGGCGGTACTTACTGCCACATCTAGCAACAGCTCTCCCCTTGTGCCATGGAGGATTTTCACTAAGTTCCCAATGCTCTTCTCCCAGATGTACAAAGCATGCTGACGTGCTGACCCTGCAACAATGTACTCCCCATCGCCAGAGAAACAGCATTTTTTCCAAGGTGTCCTGCAGAAATAGCAATTAACAGAACCTTGTTCAAGTGCACTAGGGAGAAGCAAGGGTTCTAAAGAACTGCACTTGTTAAAAGATTGTCATGCATAGCTGGAAGTGGGCTTCTCTGAAACTGCAAATAGTAAATTTTGCAATGCGAGTTATACCATCGGTCAAGTCAGGATACGTTCCCCCAAAATAACTTCTTTGAACTTATGTCTCACGCAAACAAACCTagaagaaaataagaaagctGGGAAAACTATATGCAGATTGCAGTTGCTTCACTTGCCTTGCTATTGCATTATTGCAGACTTCGATGCTGTGTTCAGTCGCTTTTGTAAGCAACCAGAACTGATGTGAACTTatagaaaaatataataatatataataataggaCAGTAGCTGGTGCAGAGGAGTGACTTTAAAACTGTGAGAAGGAGCTTCCTGTTTCCGgaggtgagaaatggctgactcccatacaatTGGACCTCAGCCGTGCTGGTAATTCaagcagactccccagggtgggggaggactgtctcgtagacagATTGCctcgagattgtcagcttgcatcaaggtgcaagtggcaggacactgggtcccagagcacgacatggctggcactctccaaagccactctcatagccagaaatatctgtttcataaaataattagatttggacaataaacacaCATAGtttggaccgaagaagactgagaaaaaacctgcagaactgcacagcccctggtgtttaagctcggacttcaaagagattctcatcatagtgtttggattacggaggtgattggtacgttctttttttcttctcaatacctacaattgtttctCTATGCCAAGCCTAATTAAGAAACCTAAGttttttgaaaagtacagatggacttctatttataattaagtattcaattgcgcAGCTTTACTTAGGCTTGAAaaacttgataaagataaaagaagaaacaagatggtgcttgttaatatgacgcagcatagaaaaatgagagttcctccctctttcgagggaagtgggagatgcttgctggctgacgttgtagtgacttgagacaataatATGGGATAACATAcaatgcatctgtttgcagaatttcttctttatgagcgagagagaaggctaaatggatgccTAGCAGCCCCtcttctagggcccagaaggggggattgtgtggtctccgaaagctgattgatcgccaaatgacttatatctgtggaatacagttcatttacattgcaatattgaaagcagtatgctcaacaattttcaaacaacaggcttggacaacagcccggattgaaataatttaacaacatgggagtgcctgcgtcattaaactttaaacgatagacttggacaacagcctggattggaggattggaatgaagtcaggaaaagctgcactggcaaatacacagttgaaaaaaatacatactgtatatacaaataaagctgtattcaatggat
The genomic region above belongs to Zootoca vivipara chromosome 7, rZooViv1.1, whole genome shotgun sequence and contains:
- the RBBP5 gene encoding retinoblastoma-binding protein 5 isoform X1, whose product is MNLELLESFGQNYPEEADGTLDCISMALTCTFNRWGTLLAVGCNDGRIVIWDFLTRGIAKIISAHIHPVCSLCWSRDGHKLVSASTDNMVSQWDVLSGDCDQRFRFPSPILKVQYHPRDQNRVLVCPMKSAPVMLTLSDSKHVVLPVDDDSDLNVVASFDRRGEYIYTGNAKGKILVLKTDTQDLVASFRVTTGTSNTTAIKSIEFARKGSCFLINTADRIIRVYDGREILTCGRDGEPEPMQKLQDLVNRTPWKKCCFSGDGEYIVAGSARQHALYIWEKSIGNLVKILHGTRGELLLDVAWHPVRPIIASISSGVVSIWAQNQVENWSAFAPDFKELDENVEYEERESEFDIEDEDKSEPEQTGADAAEDEEVDVTSVDPIAAFCSSDEELEDSKALLYLPIAPEVEDPEENPYGPPPDAVQTALPDDGIGSEKKRQSLSDGPQPPKKKPKTTNIELQGVPNDEVHPLLGVKGDGKSKKKQAGRPKGSKGKEKDSPFKPKLYKGDRGSLPLEGAAKGKVQAELGQPLPGGGISELL
- the RBBP5 gene encoding retinoblastoma-binding protein 5 isoform X3, whose protein sequence is MNLELLESFGQNYPEEADGTLDCISMALTCTFNRWGTLLAVGCNDGRIVIWDFLTRGIAKIISAHIHPVCSLCWSRDGHKLVSASTDNMVSQWDVLSGDCDQRFRFPSPILKVQYHPRDQNRVLVCPMKSAPVMLTLSDSKHVVLPVDDDSDLNVVASFDRRGEYIYTGNAKGKILVLKTDTQDLVASFRVTTGTSNTTAIKSIEFARKGSCFLINTADRIIRVYDGREILTCGRDGEPEPMQKLQDLVNRTPWKKCCFSGDGEYIVAGSARQHALYIWEKSIGNLVKILHGTRGELLLDVAWHPVRPIIASISSGVVSIWAQNQVENWSAFAPDFKELDENVEYEERESEFDIEDEDKSEPEQTGADAAEDEEVDVTSVDPIAAFCSSDEELEDSKALLYLPIAPEVEDPEENPYGPPPDAVQTALPDDGIGSEKKRQSLSDGPQPPKKKPKTTNIELQGVPNDEVHPLLGVKGDGKSKKKQAGRPKGSKGKEKDSPFKPKLYKGDRGSLPLEGAAKGKVQAELGQPLPAGGGISELL